One stretch of Centroberyx gerrardi isolate f3 chromosome 13, fCenGer3.hap1.cur.20231027, whole genome shotgun sequence DNA includes these proteins:
- the ap1s3b gene encoding AP-1 complex subunit sigma-3b isoform X2, translating into MMRFLLLFSRQGRLRLQKWFTPTPEREKKKIIRDMTTLVLARKPRSCNFLHWRDLKIVYKRYASLYFCLALDDQENELLALEVLHRYVELLDKYFGNVCELDIIFNFEKAYFILDEFLMGGEIQETSKQIVNRSIEASDMLQETMEEYMSKPAF; encoded by the exons ATG ATGCGCTTCCTGCTGCTCTTCAGTCGCCAGGGGAGGCTGCGTCTGCAGAAGTGGTTCACGCCCACGCCGGAAcgcgagaagaagaagatcatCAGGGACATGACCACCCTGGTGTTGGCACGGAAACCACGCTCCTGTAACTTCCTCCACTGGAGAGACCTGAAGATTGTTTACAAGAG GTATGCAAGCTTGTATTTCTGCTTGGCCCTGGATGACCAGGAGAACGAGCTGTTGGCCCTGGAGGTCCTTCATCGCTACGTGGAGCTGCTGGACAAATACTTTGGCAAT GTGTGTGAGCTGGACATAATCTTTAACTTTGAGAAGGCCTATTTTATCCTGGATGAGTTTCTAATGGGAGGGGAGATCCAAGAAACCTCCAAACAGATTGTGAATCGCTCCATCGAAGCCTCAGACATGTTGCAGGAG ACCATGGAAGAGTATATGAGCAAACCTGCCTTCTAA
- the LOC139932901 gene encoding cullin-3-like isoform X1: MSNLKGGTKKDTKMRIRAFPMTMDEKYVNNIWDLLKNAIQEIQRKNNSGLSFEELYRNAYTMVLHKHGEKLYTGLREVVTEHLINKVREDVLKSLNNNFLQTLNQAWNDHQTAMVMIRDILMYMDRVYVQQNNVENVYNLGLIIFRDQVVRYGCIRDHLRQTLLDMIARERKGEVVDRGAIRNACQMLMILGLEGRSVYEEDFEGPFLDMSAEFFQMESQKFLAENSASVYIKKVEARINEEIERVMHCLDKSTEEPIVKVVERELISKHMKTIVEMENSGLVHMLKNGKTEDLGCMYKLFSRVPNGLKTMCECMSSYLREQGKALVSEEGEGKNPVDYIQGLLDLKTRFDRFLLESFNNDRLFKQTIAGDFEYFLNLNSRSPEYLSLFIDDKLKKGVKGLTEQEVESILDKAMVLFRFMQEKDVFERYYKQHLARRLLTNKSVSDDSEKNMISKLKTECGCQFTSKLEGMFRDMSISNTTMDEFRQHLQSTGVSLGGVDLTVRVLTTGYWPTQSATPKCTIPPSPRHAFEVFRRFYLAKHSGRQLTLQHHMGSADLNATFYGVVKKQEDGSEVGVGGAQVTGSNTRKHILQVSTFQMTILMLFNNREKSTFEEIQQETDIPERELVRALQSLACGKPTQRVLTKEPKSKEIENGHVFTVNDQFTSKLHRVKIQTVAAKQGESDPERKETRQKVDDDRKHEIEAAIVRIMKSRKKMQHNVLVAEVTQQLRARFLPSPVVIKKRIEGLIEREYLARTPEDRKVYTYVA, from the exons ATGTCCAATCTCAAAGGCGGCACCAAGAAGGACACCAAGATGAGGATACGAGCCTTTCCT ATGACGATGGATGAGAAGTATGTGAACAACATCTGGGACCTTCTAAAGAATGCCATCCAGGAGATTCAGAGGAAGAACAACAGTGGGCTGAGCTTTGAGGAGCTGTACAGGAACGCCTACACCATGGTGCTCCACAAGCATGGCGAGAAGCTCTACACAGGCCTGCGGGAGGTCGTCACCGAGCACCTCATTAACAAA GTACGGGAAGATGTCCTAAAATCTCTAAACAATAACTTTCTGCAAACACTGAATCAAGCCTGGAATGACCATCAGACTGCCATGGTTATGATCAGAGACATCCTCATGTACATG GACCGGGTCTATGTCCAGCAAAATAACGTGGAGAATGTGTACAACCTGGGCCTCATCATCTTCAGGGACCAAGTGGTGCGCTACGGCTGCATTCGAGACCACCTCCGACAGACCTTACTTGACATGATCGCACgcgagaggaagggggaggttGTAGACAG GGGGGCGATCAGAAATGCCTGCCAGATGCTGATGATTCTTGGCCTGGAAGGCAGGTCTGTATATGAGGAAGACTTTGAGGGCCCTTTCCTAGATATGTCTGCTGAATTCTTCCAG ATGGAGAGCCAAAAGTTCCTAGCAGAGAACAGTGCCAGCGTCTACATAAAGAAGGTGGAAGCCAGGATCAATGAGGAGATTGAGAGAGTGATGCACTGCCTGGACAAGTCTACGGAGGAGCCCATCGTGAAGGTGGTGGAGAGGGAGCTCATCTCCAAACACATGAAGACCATCGTGGAGATGGAGAACTCTGGCCTGGTCCATATGCTCAAGAATGGCAAGACTGAAG ACCTGGGCTGCATGTACAAGCTGTTTAGTCGTGTGCCAAATGGCCTGAAGAccatgtgtgagtgtatgagcTCTTACCTGAGGGAGCAGGGCAAGGCTCTGGTgtctgaggagggagagggcaaGAACCCCGTTGACTACATCCAG GGCCTGCTAGACCTGAAGACACGATTTGACCGTTTCCTGCTTGAGTCCTTCAACAACGACAGGCTCTTCAAGCAAACCATTGCTGGAGACTTTGAGTATTTCCTTAACCTCAATTCTCGCTCACCAGAGTACCTGTCGCTCTTCATTGATGATAAGCTCAAGAAGGGAGTCAAAGGG TTGACAGAGCAGGAGGTGGAGTCGATCCTGGACAAAGCCATGGTGTTGTTCAGGTTCATGCAGGAGAAGGACGTGTTTGAAAGGTACTACAAACAGCATCTCGCCCGCAGGCTGCTCACCAACAAGAGTGTCTCTGACGACTCCGAGAAGAACATGATCTCTAAGCTCAAG ACAGAATGTGGCTGTCAGTTCACCTCTAAACTGGAAGGGATGTTCAGAGACATGAGCATCTCCAACACCACCATGGATGAGTTCAGGCAACACTTACAGTCCACAGGG GTGTCTCTAGGTGGTGTCGACCTCACAGTAAGAGTCCTCACTACAGGCTACTGGCCTACACAGTCGGCCACGCCCAAATGCACCATCCCCCCTTCTCCCAGGCATGCCTTTGAGGTCTTCAGAAG GTTTTACCTGGCCAAACACAGTGGAAGACAGCTCACACTCCAGCACCACATGGGCTCAGCAGACCTCAACGCAACCTTCTACGGAGTTGTTAAAAA GCAGGAGGATGGTTCGGAAGTGGGTGTAGGAGGAGCCCAGGTGACGGGCTCTAACACTCGTAAGCACATACTGCAGGTCTCCACCTTCCAGATGACCATCCTCATGCTCTTCAATAACAGAGAAAAGTCCACTTTCGAG GAGATCCAGCAGGAGACAGACATCCCAGAGCGGGAGCTGGTGCGGGCGCTGCAGTCGCTGGCCTGTGGGAAGCCCACACAGAGAGTTCTCACCAAGGAGCCCAAGTCCAAGGAGATTGAGAACGGCCACGTGTTTACAGTCAACGATCAGTTTACTTCCAAACTGCACAGAGTCAAAATACAGACAG TTGCTGCTAAACAGGGGGAGTCGGACCCCGAAAGGAAAGAGACACGGCAGAAGGTGGACGATGACAGGAAGCATGAGATTGAGGCAGCCATTGTCCGAATCATGAAGTCCAGGAAGAAGATGCAGCACAATGTCCTGGTGGCAGAG GTGACTCAGCAGCTCCGGGCGCGTTTTCTTCCCAGCCCCGTGGTTATCAAGAAGCGTATAGAAGGACTAATAGAAAGAGAGTACTTGGCGAGGACGCCCGAGGATCGTAAAGTCTACACCTATGTTGCATAG
- the dhrs12lb gene encoding dehydrogenase/reductase SDR family member 12 translates to MSLYRNIIWFLKGIHEYTRNGYEAAFKTFEAKDLDVSVVGRSFMVTGANSGIGKATAMAIAKKGGTVHMVCRNKDKAEEARADIVRESGNTEVYIHILDMSETRKVWEFAEAFKRQHPSLNVLINNAGCMVNKREANAEGLEKNFATNTLGMYILTQTLIPLIQRSRDPRVITVSSGGMLVQKLCVDNLQSKRGYFDGTMVYAQNKRQQVVLTEQWAKANPVIHFSVMHPGWADTPAVSTSMPQFHQMMGERLRSAEQGADTVVWLALSRVAARTPSGQFFQDRKPVPAHLPLAWTHSSTGEIQNFMAQLESLAKAAQSQPDTQLSGALAPPRAQV, encoded by the exons ATGTCTCTGTACCGCAATATCATCTGGTTTCTGAAAGGAATCCACGAATACACAAG GAATGGATATGAGGCGGCATTTAAAACCTTTGAGGCCAAGGACCTAGATGTGTCTGTGGTGGGAAGGTCCTTCATGGTCACCGGAGCCAACAGTGGCATCGGCAAAGCAACCGCCATGGCCATAGCAAAGAAAG GCGGTACGGTGCACATGGTGTGTAGGAACAAAGATAAGGCCGAGGAGGCCAGGGCAGACATTGTCAGGGAGTCTGGGAACACa GAGGTATACATCCATATTCTGGACATGTCAGAGACACGCAAGGTGTGGGAGTTTGCGGAGGCCTTCAAGAGGCAGCATCCCTCCTTGAATGTGTTG ATAAACAATGCAGGGTGCATGGTAAATAAGAGAGAGGCGAATGCAGAGGGACTGGAGAAGAACTTTGCTACCAACACTCTGG GAATGTACATCCTCACCCAGACTCTTATACCACTTATACAGAGGAGCCGGGATCCAAGGGTG ATCACTGTGTCCTCAGGAGGCATGCTGGTCCAGAAACTCTGTGTCGACAACCTCCAGTCGAAGAGGGGCTACTTTGACGGCACCATGGTCTACGCCCAGAACAAG AGACAGCAGGTGGTGCTGACAGAGCAGTGGGCCAAAGCCAATCCTGTCATTCACTTCTCTGTCATGCATCCAGGCTGGGCTGATACTCCAG CTGTTTCTACGTCGATGCCTCAGTTCCACCAGATGATGGGGGAGCGGCTGCGCAGTGCAGAGCAAGGGGCCGACACTGTGGTGTGGTTGGCTCTGTCTAGGGTGGCCGCCAGGACGCCTAGCGGACAGTTCTTTCAAG ATCGTAAGCCTGTCCCAGCCCACCTGCCTCTGGCTTGGACCCACAGCTCTACTGGAGAGATTCAAAACTTCATGGCCCAGCTGGAGAGCCTGGCCAAAGCTGCCCAGTCTCAACCTGACACACAGCTTAGTGGAGCGCTGGCCCCCCCCAGAGCCCAGGTGTAG
- the ap1s3b gene encoding AP-1 complex subunit sigma-3b isoform X1: MMRFLLLFSRQGRLRLQKWFTPTPEREKKKIIRDMTTLVLARKPRSCNFLHWRDLKIVYKRYASLYFCLALDDQENELLALEVLHRYVELLDKYFGNVCELDIIFNFEKAYFILDEFLMGGEIQETSKQIVNRSIEASDMLQEDDNSDWYEVELFG; the protein is encoded by the exons ATG ATGCGCTTCCTGCTGCTCTTCAGTCGCCAGGGGAGGCTGCGTCTGCAGAAGTGGTTCACGCCCACGCCGGAAcgcgagaagaagaagatcatCAGGGACATGACCACCCTGGTGTTGGCACGGAAACCACGCTCCTGTAACTTCCTCCACTGGAGAGACCTGAAGATTGTTTACAAGAG GTATGCAAGCTTGTATTTCTGCTTGGCCCTGGATGACCAGGAGAACGAGCTGTTGGCCCTGGAGGTCCTTCATCGCTACGTGGAGCTGCTGGACAAATACTTTGGCAAT GTGTGTGAGCTGGACATAATCTTTAACTTTGAGAAGGCCTATTTTATCCTGGATGAGTTTCTAATGGGAGGGGAGATCCAAGAAACCTCCAAACAGATTGTGAATCGCTCCATCGAAGCCTCAGACATGTTGCAGGAG GATGACAACAGTGATTGGTATGAGGTGGAGCTGTTTGGATGA
- the scg2b gene encoding secretogranin-2b: MLHFHLKLPAGGAVVLLAFLLHECAVQAASLPRHHRLRGGESEGLPAAYPPSSDMIKALEYIENLKQRNGGRQEPVDYDEVDKFRVLLQLASLQDEGAGDRQSPPAAQRPDVSADQLVKALLKSLQDQAGRDARPSPATAPRSDRRTYRHRTKDTGSPGNPGTAPVDYGNFPRPHKKYPLMFEDEENRDAYKRATEDLDEQYTPQSLANLRSIFEELGRMPTTTGQKRDVFGDDEDDDEDMFSLRNLAYEDVAGGEDWVPVEEKEETEEVVNGSHEEMDRALSDAADQEEVEREEMQRRASQNQEEADDDTKLVDYYLLKVLEMSDQTQKRDKTGEQKKRLIRPSLVDPRTVKELLELSLKLHIPPQDLIDMVITEELRKLHRHPQAATHYRTGQTPKIRYFSRRLPVKSKTVPEDMDREDFLDIIGVETISNEYPVMQRPVKPASSPDRVPVASAPAANPAPAPAKIPSSSGRRENLFLSELNKMPLKRQTDVGDGDDDDDVEDEVTTYLAAKILTEYPNTIAKRDTQAQLKGQFPYELYEQAMKDYLGQVDTDRSPVAKRETEVATEERVNPTETQGKEEIVAKTSAPQTANEEEEEEKEHRGKPVAGM, encoded by the coding sequence ATGCTGCATTTCCACCTCAAGTTGCCCGCCGGGGGAGCCGTGGTCCTGCTCGCCTTCCTCCTCCATGAATGCGCCGTGCAGGCTGCGTCTCTCCCCCGCCACCACAGGCTCCGAGGCGGGGAAAGTGAGGGGCTGCCGGCTGCCTACCCACCCAGCTCCGACATGATCAAAGCCCTGGAGTACATTGAAAACCTGAAGCAGCGGAACGGGGGCCGACAGGAGCCCGTGGATTACGACGAAGTGGACAAGTTCCGCGTCCTGCTCCAACTCGCCTCGCTCCAGGACGAGGGCGCCGGGGACCGCCAGTCTCCCCCCGCCGCGCAGAGACCGGACGTTTCCGCTGACCAGCTGGTGAAAGCCCTGCTCAAGTCTCTCCAGGACCAGGCCGGGAGGGACGCCAGGCCCAGTCCTGCAACGGCGCCCAGGAGCGACCGCCGCACATACAGGCACCGCACCAAAGACACCGGCAGCCCCGGCAACCCCGGCACCGCACCGGTAGACTACGGTAATTTCCCCAGACCCCACAAGAAATACCCGCTGATGTTCGAGGACGAGGAGAACAGAGACGCTTACAAACGGGCCACGGAGGATCTGGACGAACAGTACACTCCCCAGAGCCTCGCCAATTTACGCTCCATCTTCGAAGAGCTGGGGAGGATGCCCACCACCACCGGCCAGAAGAGAGACGTCTTCGGGGACGACGAGGATGATGACGAGGACATGTTCAGCCTCAGGAACCTGGCCTACGAGGATGTGGCCGGAGGAGAGGACTGGGTCCCcgtggaggagaaggaggagaccGAGGAGGTGGTGAACGGGAGCCACGAAGAGATGGACAGGGCGCTGAGTGACGCAGCTGaccaggaggaggtggagagagaggagatgcaaCGCCGCGCGAGCCAGAACCAAGAGGAGGCTGACGATGACACCAAGCTGGTGGATTACTACCTTCTGAAGGTGCTGGAGATGAGCGACCAGACACAGAAGAGAGATAAGACCGgagaacagaaaaagagactgaTCCGCCCCTCCCTTGTGGATCCTCGGACAGTGAAAGAGTTGCTGGAGCTCTCCCTAAAGCTCCACATCCCGCCCCAGGACCTAATCGATATGGTGATCACAGAGGAGCTCAGAAAGCTACACCGCCACCCCCAAGCCGCCACTCACTACAGGACCGGCCAGACGCCCAAGATCAGATACTTCAGCCGGAGACTGCCGGTGAAGAGCAAGACCGTCCCCGAGGACATGGACAGAGAGGACTTTTTAGACATCATCGGCGTGGAGACTATCAGTAACGAGTATCCCGTGATGCAGAGACCCGTGAAGCCCGCTTCATCCCCGGACAGAGTCCCGGTGGCGTCCGCTCCAGCCGCAAACCCAGCACCGGCTCCAGCTAAAATCCCATCTTCCTCTGGTCGCAGGGAGAACTTATTTTTATCCGAGCTCAACAAGATGCCGCTGAAACGGCAGACAGACGTCGGCGACGGCGATGACGACGACGATGTGGAAGACGAGGTGACGACCTACCTGGCCGCCAAAATCCTCACAGAGTATCCCAATACGATCGCCAAGCGGGACACCCAGGCGCAGCTGAAGGGACAGTTCCCGTACGAGCTGTACGAGCAAGCCATGAAGGATTACTTAGGGCAAGTGGACACTGATAGAAGCCCGGTGGCCAAGAGGGAAACCGAGGTCGCCACAGAGGAGCGGGTAAACCCCACAGAGACGCAGGGGAAAGAGGAGATAGTGGCCAAGACCTCCGCTCCACAGACCGcgaatgaagaggaagaggaggagaaggagcatCGTGGGAAGCCAGTGGCTGGGATGTAG
- the LOC139932901 gene encoding cullin-3-like isoform X2 translates to MSNLKGGTKKDTKMRIRAFPMTMDEKYVNNIWDLLKNAIQEIQRKNNSGLSFEELYRNAYTMVLHKHGEKLYTGLREVVTEHLINKVREDVLKSLNNNFLQTLNQAWNDHQTAMVMIRDILMYMDRVYVQQNNVENVYNLGLIIFRDQVVRYGCIRDHLRQTLLDMIARERKGEVVDRGAIRNACQMLMILGLEGRSVYEEDFEGPFLDMSAEFFQMESQKFLAENSASVYIKKVEARINEEIERVMHCLDKSTEEPIVKVVERELISKHMKTIVEMENSGLVHMLKNGKTEDLGCMYKLFSRVPNGLKTMCECMSSYLREQGKALVSEEGEGKNPVDYIQGLLDLKTRFDRFLLESFNNDRLFKQTIAGDFEYFLNLNSRSPEYLSLFIDDKLKKGVKGLTEQEVESILDKAMVLFRFMQEKDVFERYYKQHLARRLLTNKSVSDDSEKNMISKLKTECGCQFTSKLEGMFRDMSISNTTMDEFRQHLQSTGVSLGGVDLTVRVLTTGYWPTQSATPKCTIPPSPRHAFEVFRRFYLAKHSGRQLTLQHHMGSADLNATFYGVVKKEDGSEVGVGGAQVTGSNTRKHILQVSTFQMTILMLFNNREKSTFEEIQQETDIPERELVRALQSLACGKPTQRVLTKEPKSKEIENGHVFTVNDQFTSKLHRVKIQTVAAKQGESDPERKETRQKVDDDRKHEIEAAIVRIMKSRKKMQHNVLVAEVTQQLRARFLPSPVVIKKRIEGLIEREYLARTPEDRKVYTYVA, encoded by the exons ATGTCCAATCTCAAAGGCGGCACCAAGAAGGACACCAAGATGAGGATACGAGCCTTTCCT ATGACGATGGATGAGAAGTATGTGAACAACATCTGGGACCTTCTAAAGAATGCCATCCAGGAGATTCAGAGGAAGAACAACAGTGGGCTGAGCTTTGAGGAGCTGTACAGGAACGCCTACACCATGGTGCTCCACAAGCATGGCGAGAAGCTCTACACAGGCCTGCGGGAGGTCGTCACCGAGCACCTCATTAACAAA GTACGGGAAGATGTCCTAAAATCTCTAAACAATAACTTTCTGCAAACACTGAATCAAGCCTGGAATGACCATCAGACTGCCATGGTTATGATCAGAGACATCCTCATGTACATG GACCGGGTCTATGTCCAGCAAAATAACGTGGAGAATGTGTACAACCTGGGCCTCATCATCTTCAGGGACCAAGTGGTGCGCTACGGCTGCATTCGAGACCACCTCCGACAGACCTTACTTGACATGATCGCACgcgagaggaagggggaggttGTAGACAG GGGGGCGATCAGAAATGCCTGCCAGATGCTGATGATTCTTGGCCTGGAAGGCAGGTCTGTATATGAGGAAGACTTTGAGGGCCCTTTCCTAGATATGTCTGCTGAATTCTTCCAG ATGGAGAGCCAAAAGTTCCTAGCAGAGAACAGTGCCAGCGTCTACATAAAGAAGGTGGAAGCCAGGATCAATGAGGAGATTGAGAGAGTGATGCACTGCCTGGACAAGTCTACGGAGGAGCCCATCGTGAAGGTGGTGGAGAGGGAGCTCATCTCCAAACACATGAAGACCATCGTGGAGATGGAGAACTCTGGCCTGGTCCATATGCTCAAGAATGGCAAGACTGAAG ACCTGGGCTGCATGTACAAGCTGTTTAGTCGTGTGCCAAATGGCCTGAAGAccatgtgtgagtgtatgagcTCTTACCTGAGGGAGCAGGGCAAGGCTCTGGTgtctgaggagggagagggcaaGAACCCCGTTGACTACATCCAG GGCCTGCTAGACCTGAAGACACGATTTGACCGTTTCCTGCTTGAGTCCTTCAACAACGACAGGCTCTTCAAGCAAACCATTGCTGGAGACTTTGAGTATTTCCTTAACCTCAATTCTCGCTCACCAGAGTACCTGTCGCTCTTCATTGATGATAAGCTCAAGAAGGGAGTCAAAGGG TTGACAGAGCAGGAGGTGGAGTCGATCCTGGACAAAGCCATGGTGTTGTTCAGGTTCATGCAGGAGAAGGACGTGTTTGAAAGGTACTACAAACAGCATCTCGCCCGCAGGCTGCTCACCAACAAGAGTGTCTCTGACGACTCCGAGAAGAACATGATCTCTAAGCTCAAG ACAGAATGTGGCTGTCAGTTCACCTCTAAACTGGAAGGGATGTTCAGAGACATGAGCATCTCCAACACCACCATGGATGAGTTCAGGCAACACTTACAGTCCACAGGG GTGTCTCTAGGTGGTGTCGACCTCACAGTAAGAGTCCTCACTACAGGCTACTGGCCTACACAGTCGGCCACGCCCAAATGCACCATCCCCCCTTCTCCCAGGCATGCCTTTGAGGTCTTCAGAAG GTTTTACCTGGCCAAACACAGTGGAAGACAGCTCACACTCCAGCACCACATGGGCTCAGCAGACCTCAACGCAACCTTCTACGGAGTTGTTAAAAAG GAGGATGGTTCGGAAGTGGGTGTAGGAGGAGCCCAGGTGACGGGCTCTAACACTCGTAAGCACATACTGCAGGTCTCCACCTTCCAGATGACCATCCTCATGCTCTTCAATAACAGAGAAAAGTCCACTTTCGAG GAGATCCAGCAGGAGACAGACATCCCAGAGCGGGAGCTGGTGCGGGCGCTGCAGTCGCTGGCCTGTGGGAAGCCCACACAGAGAGTTCTCACCAAGGAGCCCAAGTCCAAGGAGATTGAGAACGGCCACGTGTTTACAGTCAACGATCAGTTTACTTCCAAACTGCACAGAGTCAAAATACAGACAG TTGCTGCTAAACAGGGGGAGTCGGACCCCGAAAGGAAAGAGACACGGCAGAAGGTGGACGATGACAGGAAGCATGAGATTGAGGCAGCCATTGTCCGAATCATGAAGTCCAGGAAGAAGATGCAGCACAATGTCCTGGTGGCAGAG GTGACTCAGCAGCTCCGGGCGCGTTTTCTTCCCAGCCCCGTGGTTATCAAGAAGCGTATAGAAGGACTAATAGAAAGAGAGTACTTGGCGAGGACGCCCGAGGATCGTAAAGTCTACACCTATGTTGCATAG
- the LOC139932938 gene encoding uncharacterized protein LOC139932938, whose amino-acid sequence MGSCGKWGASDTEADAVGVCTVSTMDSEQRIIQVIREMRSEIRKLELENMGLRRRAGANFRKNATVPILAAEYRKSIVMTVRRYSVFQPLVSHRWNLQLATAKSERWRIQRISSDNDTALLENSRDENEHGQSDIDSMASNKSGHDNFFLS is encoded by the exons ATGGGGTCGTGTGGCAAGTGGGGTGCCAGTGACACAGAAGCAGACGCGGTGGGAGTGTGTACagtcagcaccatggacagcgaaCAGAGGATCATCCAGGTGATCCGGGAGATGCGCTCGGAAATCAGAAAACTGGAGCTGGAGAACATGgggctgaggaggagagctggggCTAATTTCCGAAAGAATGCAACAGTTCCCATCCTGGCGGCAGAATACAGAA AGAGCATCGTCATGACAGTGAGAAGATATTCAGTCTTCCAGCCTTTGGTCAGTCATCGGTGGAATCTGCAGCTGGCCACTGCAAAGAGTGAGAGGTGGCGCATACAGAGGATCTCTTCTGATAACGACACTGCGCTACTGGAGAACAGCAGAGATGAAAATGAGCACGGTCAATCTGACATTGACAGTATGGCCAGCAACAAGAGTGGTCATGataatttctttctctcttaa